In one Solanum lycopersicum chromosome 11, SLM_r2.1 genomic region, the following are encoded:
- the LOC101258813 gene encoding probable arabinosyltransferase ARAD1, whose amino-acid sequence MIPLKNSATRSSCSIPSLFISLSLLCILPISLFFFRSSPTQLSLNPQINLQTSPNSIKVYVANLPRSLNYGLLENYWDLDSDSRIGSEVDNQIRKTHVGKSSKNSLPYPENPIIKQYSAEYWILGDLMTPEKLKLGSSAKRVFTAEEADVIFVPFFATLSAEMQLIVNKGVFRKKEGNEDYQRQRMVLDFLKQTEVWKRSGGRDHVFVITDPVAMWHVKAEVAPAILLVVDFGGWYKLDSKVSNESSSDMIHHTQVSLLKDVIVPYTHLLPRLPLSENQKREILLYFKGAKHRHRGGIVREKLWDLLINEPRVVMEEGFPNATGKEQSIKGMRTSEFCLHPAGDTPTSCRLFDAIQSLCIPVIVSDNIELPFEGMVDYSEFAVFVSVSDALQPSWLVNHLRSYSYEQKDRFRRNMAVVQPIFEYENGQPGGIGPISPNGAINYIWRKVHQKLPMIKEAIIREKRKPPGVSVPLRCHCT is encoded by the exons ATGATACCATTGAAGAACTCTGCCACTCGTTCATCCTGCAGCATCCCATCTCTCTTCATCTCCCTTTCTCTACTCTGCATTCTACCaatctctcttttcttcttccgTTCTTCTCCAACCCAACTTTCCCTAAACCCACAAATCAACCTTCAAACATCTCCAAATTCCATCAAAGTTTATGTAGCAAATCTTCCAAGATCTCTAAACTATGGCTTATTGGAAAATTACTGGGATTTAGATTCAGATTCAAGAATTGGGAGTGAAGTAGATAATCAAATAAGGAAGACCCATGTAGGAAAAAGTTCCAAGAATTCCCTTCCTTATCCAGAAAACCCAATAATCAAACAGTACAGTGCTGAGTATTGGATCTTGGGGGATTTGATGACacctgaaaaattaaaacttggaTCTTCTGCGAAAAGGGTGTTTACTGCTGAGGAAGCTGATGtgatttttgttcctttttttgcTACATTGAGTGCTGAGATGCAACTGATTGTGAATAAGGGTGTGTTCAGGAAGAAAGAGGGGAATGAGGACTATCAGAGACAAAGAATGGTTCTGGATTTTTTGAAGCAAACTGAGGTTTGGAAACGCTCTGGTGGTCGTGATCATGTGTTTGTTATTACTG ACCCTGTTGCAATGTGGCATGTGAAGGCTGAGGTTGCTCCAGCAATTCTACTGGTGGTTGATTTTGGTGGGTGGTACAAGCTTGACTCAAAAGTATCTAATGAGAGCTCATCTGACATGATACACCACACTCAAGTTTCATTGCTGAAGGATGTCATAGTGCCTTATACCCATCTACTTCCTCGTTTGCCCTTATCTGAAAACCAAAAACGAGAAATCCTTCTTTACTTCAAAGGGGCTAAACATAGGCATCGG GGAGGCATTGTTCGTGAAAAGCTTTGGGACTTGCTAATAAATGAACCCAGAGTAGTGATGGAGGAAGGCTTTCCAAATGCCACTGGAAAGGAGCAGTCTATAAAGGGAATGAGGACTTCAGAGTTCTGCTTGCACCCTGCAGGGGACACACCAACCTCATGCCGACTTTTTGATGCCATTCAAAGTCTTTGTATTCCTGTCATTGTTAGTGACAACATCGAGCTCCCATTTGAAGGGATGGTGGACTATTCAGAATTTGCAGTGTTTGTGTCAGTTAGTGATGCACTGCAACCAAGTTGGCTCGTGAACCATCTTCGAAGCTATTCCTATGAGCAAAAAGATAGGTTTCGGCGTAATATGGCTGTAGTACAGCCCATTTTTGAGTATGAAAATGGTCAACCAGGTGGTATTGGTCCTATATCTCCAAATGGTGCTATAAATTACATATGGAGAAAGGTTCACCAAAAACTGCCCATGATTAAAGAAGCTATCATCCGTGAGAAGAGGAAACCTCCCGGTGTCTCAGTTCCCCTTCGTTGCCATTGTACTTGA
- the LOC101259108 gene encoding uncharacterized protein, which produces MSLACLVCHSVESPSQSFRSYSVSSSDNDGRCSAIANCLIKKISLGHPAANGGITTSKVTPQPTDTNNGITGPPRLVRSRAVRRDIVRDWNFDEVVLER; this is translated from the coding sequence ATGAGTCTGGCATGTCTGGTGTGCCATAGTGTTGAAAGCCCATCACAGTCCTTCAGAAGTTACTCTGTATCAAGTTCAGACAATGACGGAAGATGTTCAGCGATTGCCAATTGTTTGATCAAGAAAATATCGCTTGGCCACCCAGCTGCAAATGGTGGCATCACAACCTCTAAAGTGACCCCTCAGCCTACTGATACGAATAATGGCATAACAGGCCCCCCACGGCTTGTCAGAAGCCGTGCTGTGAGGAGGGATATAGTCAGAGACTGGAACTTTGACGAGGTTGTGTTGGAGCGTTAG
- the LOC101259601 gene encoding putative 1-phosphatidylinositol-3-phosphate 5-kinase FAB1D yields MEKLESGNSSKFNDRDSVQLRQLCREMPDNSILMINPAASLPSLNSSGSCCSDFSVDANSDVRVYVDECSTDSSQEDFSSAIGRDAEQTRTGNSEEPNDSRNERYDNDEAGTSCNDEFDAQFWFPPQPEDDDDDIEDSVANYDDDECVDGQKWGSPASLISFGEEDFGSYKLKEERRKALQEVMNMKLKAFVSGHLKSFGVAASVKEGNNWVDIITSLSWEAASFVKPDPTEGKMNPIEYVKIKCISTGSRSQSRFVRGLVFKKHAAHKHMPTKYDKPRLLLIEGALGLSRKSELSSFEESVQQEKDSVKSILDMIERYQPNVVLVENAVSRDIQESILKKGVTLVFDMKQHRLEKVARCTGSLSADILVSQKLRQCDSFHFEKFVEEHSATGDAGKKPSKTLMFIEGCPTRLGCTILLMGSNSDELKKIKHVVKDAIIVAYNLILETSFLLDQKAMFSTLPLSQEVNLTLGNETPSVSDGQGIISNTEEHVGEISSSGTVDIPISNGFHEEISHKLDAQSESLQYEPYNPVVLSGLSSISSSVRRIMGNKFPLFSTSHQSMSSYFSLNGTTKDDQVQADVQVSNMPDLIHSEAEQKTSFDGVKAPEKEQHHTPLVSQVESLELEGSGEQLEDQEHMKDNVTSFLDSESILVLMSCRNASKGIMCKRSHFSRIKFYQDFDIPLEKFLQDNLLNQKECKTCGESPEAHIFHYAHHNKLLTIQVRCLPMDKGLRGEHEGKLWMWSRCCKCKSQNGSSSSTKRVLISTGSRGFSFGKFLELSFSNPYFFSGLSACGHSFDKDFLYFFGLGRMVAMFKYSTVTTYSVFLPPKKLEFSSSIKGEFLMQESNDVYLKGIMMFVDVEKALKAIESHVGTVLNLQGSVIKFSEIENMLKEERSQFEVDVKNVIEDGIQDVMVYKHLSLNRIRLDLLLESCVWDRRLHSLLSSYYMDGDSKAINPKQSTLPDIEPISQKEKLGKYSGERDANGTEANLGGGDEALEDCHDINIDFAADSSAEENNGTEAIKEHLNRNCDLKLNLVSTEANGSLIVEIPVEASVGGFREQNGSLDSSAFTEVIELSTAAKTTGNGSSIDDPAGKFECLHSGDENNLQSNLPSPTHLQLENPSVSSTNGRSASDSMDPQRSKSLASILSNIENDKGWWAPFPEIRHKYMKDLQRGYLPKLGSITTHAVETTAYKLVIDEGARVHIPLGNDKYIVSDYEDEFSSIIACALASLKDLPIVGEDLRDVGRKDRGIDDKAHESSQGIMRLFSLAPHFSSSSSLDLEGIQSTQVSEQTRSSSMNGLDMLNSLVSFSTLHPEVSMGSGKLPGKRKYSVICLYASEFSHLRARCCPSEVDYIASLSRCKKWDAKGGKSKSLFAKTLDDRLIIKEIQRIEFESFLKFGPNYFEYMEQCYEKGNQTCLAKVLGIYQVIVRPTKSGKETRHDLMVMENLSFGRNITRQYDLKGALHARFNSAGSSDGDVLLDQNFVNDMKISPLYVGTRSKRNLQRAVWNDCGFLNSVNVMDYSLLVGVDTQRRELVCGIIDYLRQYTWDKQIENWVKSSLVVPKNQLPTVLSPREYKKRFRKFIDTHFLSVPENWCSQRPSNPCILCGTAGTNAPPESKSEDANSKGQEEHRHESSGTQSTAHGNQNDISA; encoded by the exons ATGGAGAAGCTGGAAAGTGGAAATTCCTCTAAGTTTAATGACAGGGATTCTGTACAATTGCGCCAATTATGTCGCGAAATGCCagataattcaattttgatgatCAATCCAGCTGCTTCATTACCAAGCCTAAACAGCTCTGGCTCATGTTGCA GTGACTTCTCTGTTGATGCAAATTCAGATGTGAG GGTGTATGTTGATGAATGTAGTACAGACAGCAGTCAAGAGGATTTTAGTTCTGCTATAGGAAGGGATGCAGAACAAACAAGAACTGGCAACTCTGAGGAACCCAATGACAGTAGAAATGAAAGATATGACAATGATGAGGCTGGAACCTCTTGTAATGATGAATTTGATGCCCAGTTCTGGTTTCCCCCACAACCAGaagacgatgatgatgatattgagGACAGTGTGGCTAATTATGATGACGACGAATGTGTTGATGGCCAGAAATGGGGTAGTCCAGCTTCGTTAATCAGCTTTGGTGAAGAAGACTTTGGTAGTTATAAGCTTAAAGAGGAACGGCGAAAGGCATTACAAGAAGTAATGAACATGAAGCTTAAGGCCTTTGTTAGTGGCCACCTTAAATCTTTTGGTGTTGCCGCTTCAGTGAAAGAAGGTAATAATTGGGTTGATATAATCACTTCCTTGTCATGGGAAGCTGCTTCTTTTGTGAAGCCTGATCCTACTGAAGGAAAGATGAATCCAATTGAATATGTGAAGATAAAATGCATTTCAACTGGTTCTCGCAGCCAAAG TCGTTTTGTCAGAGGCTTGGTCTTTAAAAAGCATGCTGCGCACAAACACATGCCAACCAAGTACGATAAACCTAGGTTGCTGTTGATCGAAGGTGCACTAGGGCTCTCCAGAAAAAGTGAGTTGTCATCATTTGAGGAGTCTGTGCAACAG GAGAAAGATAGTGTGAAATCTATCCTCGATATGATAGAAAGGTACCAACCAAATGTAGTTTTAGTGGAGAATGCTGTTTCTCGTGATATACAGGAGTCTATTTTGAAGAAAGGAGTCACCTTAGTCTTTGATATGAAACAACATCGCTTGGAGAAAGTTGCACGTTGCACAGGTTCATTGTCTGCTGATATATTGGTTAGCCAAAAGCTCAGGCAGTGTGACTCCTTTCATTTCGAAAAGTTTGTAGAAGAACATTCTGCTACTGGAGATGCTGGGAAAAAGCCTAGCAAAACATTGATGTTTATTGAGGGCTGTCCTACTCGTCTGGGATGTACA ATTTTGTTAATGGGATCGAACAGTGATGAATTGAAGAAGATTAAACATGTAGTCAAAGATGCGATCATCGTGGCGTACAATTTAATCCTAGAGACTTCGTTCCTTCTGGATCAAAAAGCAATGTTCTCAACTCTACCTCTTAGCCAGGAGGTGAATCTAACACTTGGTAACGAAACACCATCTGTTAGTGATGGGCAAGGAATTATCTCTAACACTGAGGAGCATGTCGGTGAAATAAGTTCATCTGGTACAGTTGATATTCCAATATCCAATGGCTTCCATGAAGAAATAAGTCATAAGTTAGACGCACAAAGCGAATCTCTACAATATGAGCCATACAACCCAGTCGTTCTCTCTGGATTATCATCTAtctcatcctctgtcagaagGATTATGGGGAATAAATTTCCTCTCTTCTCCACCTCTCATCAATCCATGTCCTCGTATTTCAGTCTTAATGGAACCACGAAAGATGATCAGGTGCAAGCTGATGTTCAAGTTTCTAATATGCCTGATTTAATACACAGTGAGGCAGAACAAAAGACAAGTTTTGATGGCGTGAAGGCCCCTGAAAAGGAACAACATCATACTCCACTTGTGAGCCAGGTAGAATCTTTGGAATTAGAGGGATCTGGTGAACAGCTTGAAGACCAAGAACATATGAAGGATAATGTGACATCGTTTTTGGATTCTGAGAGTATTTTGGTTCTGATGTCCTGTCGAAATGCTTCAAAAGGGATTATGTGTAAGCGTAGTCATTTTTCTCGGATCAAGTTCTATCAAGATTTTGATATTCCCCTTGAAAAGTTTTTGCAGGATAATTTGCTAAACCAG AAGGAGTGCAAGACGTGTGGTGAATCCCCTGAAGCTCACATTTTTCATTATGCGCATCACAACAAGCTCCTTACGATTCAAGTCCGTTGTCTTCCCATGGACAAGGGCTTGCGAGGTGAACATGAAGGCAAACTTTGGATGTGGAGTCGTTGCTGTAAATGCAAATCCCAGAATGGAAGCTCATCTTCCACTAAAAGAGTGTTAATATCTACTGGCTCCCGTGGGTtttcttttggaaaatttttggagctTAGTTTCTCAAATCCCTATTTCTTTAGTGGACTGTCTGCATGTGGTCACTCCTTTGATAAGGATTTCCTCTACTTCTTTGG ATTAGGGCGAATGGTTGCAATGTTCAAGTACTCTACTGTTACTACTTATTCGGTGTTTCTTCCTCCCAAGAAGCTGGAATTTAGTAGTTCCATCAAAGGAGAATTTCTTATGCAGGAGTCCAATGAT GTGTACTTGAAAGGGATTATGATGTTTGTTGATGTAGAAAAAGCTCTGAAGGCTATAGAGTCTCATGTTGGAACAGTGCTAAATCTTCAAGGATCAGTTATAAAATTTTCTGAAATTGAAAACATGTTGAAGGAAGAGAGATCTCAGTTTGAG GTTGACgtaaaaaatgttattgaaGATGGGATTCAGGATGTCATGGTATATAAACATTTAAGTTTGAATAGAATACGACTAGATCTTCTGCTTGAGTCGTGTGTGTGGGATCGTCGTCTTCATTCGTTGCTATCTTCTTATTATATGGATGGTGATTCCAAAGCCATTAACCCAAAGCAATCAACACTGCCAGATATTGAACCTATTAGCCAGAAGGAGAAACTAGGAAAGTACAGTGGTGAAAGAGATGCTAATGGGACAGAAGCAAATCTGGGAGGTGGTGACGAAGCTTTGGAAGATTGTCATGATATCAATATTGATTTCGCTGCGGATTCTTCTGCAGAGGAAAACAATGGGACAGAAGCTATTAAAGAACATTTGAACCGTAATTGtgatttgaaattgaatttggtATCTACCGAAGCAAATGGTTCTCTGATTGTTGAAATCCCTGTCGAAGCTAGTGTTGGTGGATTTAGAGAACAAAATGGATCACTGGATTCGTCTGCTTTTACTGAAGTTATTGAGTTATCAACTGCAGCAAAAACAACTGGAAATGGATCATCCATCGACGATCCTGCAGGGAAATTTGAATGCTTACACTCTGGTGATGAAAATAATCTACAATCCAATCTTCCTTCACCTACACATTTGCAGTTGGAAAATCCAAGTGTTTCTAGCACTAATGGGAGGAGTGCCAGTGATTCTATGGACCCTCAAAGGAGTAAATCCCTTGCCTCAATATTATCCAATATTGAGAATGATAAGGGGTGGTGGGCTCCATTTCCCGAAATTCGGCATAAATACATGAAGGATCTGCAGAGAGGTTACCTGCCAAAATTAGGATCCATCACAACCCATGCTGTAGAAACTACAGCTTATAAACTTGTTATTGATGAGGGTGCAAGGGTGCACATTCCCCTTGGAAATGACAAGTACATTGTGTCTGATTATGAAGATGAATTTTCTAGCATCATCGCTTGCGCTTTAGCATCGCTGAAGGATTTACCAATTGTGGGTGAAGATCTTAGAGATGTTGGAAGAAAAGATAGAGGAATTGATGATAAGGCACATGAAAGTTCTCAAGGCATAATGAGATTATTCTCGCTGGCTCCTCATTTCTCTTCAAGTAGCTCTTTAGATCTAGAAGGGATCCAGTCTACCCAAGTTTCAGAACAAACACGTTCATCGAGTATGAATGGGTTAGATATGTTAAATTCTTTGGTTTCTTTTTCAACTCTTCATCCTGAAGTCTCTATGGGTTCTGGGAAATTGCCTGGGAAGCGTAAATACTCAGTTATATGTCTCTATGCTAGTGAGTTCTCTCATTTGCGAGCTCGATGTTGCCCATCTGAAGTTGATTATATTGCTTCACTAAGTAGGTGTAAGAAGTGGGATGCTAAAGGTGGGAAAAGTAAATCCTTGTTTGCCAAAACTCTTGATGACCGTCTCATCATCAAGGAAATACAGAGAATCGAATTTGAATCGTTCTTGAAGTTTGGTCCTAATTATTTTGAGTACATGGAACAGTGCTACGAGAAGGGAAATCAGACCTGCCTTGCAAAAGTTCTTGGCATTTATCAG GTCATTGTAAGGCCAACAAAAAGTGGGAAAGAGACGAGACATGATCTCATGGTGATGGAGAACCTTTCATTTGGAAGAAATATTACTAGGCAGTATGATCTAAAAGGAGCTCTGCATGCTCGATTTAATTCAGCTGGCAGTTCTGACGGAGATGTTCTTTTGGACCAAAATTTTGTGAATGACATGAAAATCTCTCCTTTGTATGTTGGCACGAGATCAAAGAGGAACTTGCAGCGAGCTGTATGGAATGACTGTGGTTTCCTCAAT TCGGTCAATGTGATGGACTACTCCTTACTTGTTGGAGTAGATACTCAGCGCCGTGAACTTGTTTGTGGCATAATTGACTATCTCAGGCAGTATACTTGGGATAAGCAAATTGAGAATTGGGTCAAATCCTCGCTTGTGGTTCCCAAGAATCAGCTTCCTACTGTTCTCTCTCCGAGGGAGTATAAAAAGAGATTTAGGAAGTTTATCGACACACATTTCCTAAGTGTTCCAGAAAATTGGTGCTCTCAAAGACCTTCAAATCCTTGCATACTTTGTGGCACAGCAGGTACTAACGCACCCCCTGAGTCAAAATCTGAAGATGCCAACTCTAAAGGTCAAGAGGAGCACAGACATGAGTCCTCTGGCACTCAATCAACTGCTCATGGAAACCAAAATGATATTTCTGCCTGA